The Ornithinimicrobium faecis region GTGCAGGCTCCGCTCGCTCTGCGGACCACGCTGCCCGTGCTGGGCAATCAATACATCATCGCGGTCAAGGACTCCTCGCTGGTCGCCTTCATCGGGATGGGTGAGCTGTTCAAGACGTCCCAGAACCTGGCGGCACGCAACTATGAACCGTTGCAGATGTATCTCATGGTGTCCATCTACTACCTGGTCATCGTCCTGATCCTCACCTTCGTGGTGAATCGGATCGAGCGCTCGCTCAGCAAGCACCGCCGGCCGGTGGACAGCACCGCCACCGGCAGTGATGGGAACAGTGAAGGCGGACTGCGACTGCGCCTGCGGGTGCGCAACCAGACATCGGAGGGCAAGGGATGACCAACTCCCCGCAGGGCCAGCCCCTGGTCAGCATGCGTGGCATCGTCAAGAGATTCGGCGACAACGTCGTCCTCGATGGGGTGGACTTGGATGTCTTTCCCGGCGAGGTGGTCGTCCTCATCGGACCCTCCGGTGCTGGCAAGAGCACCCTGCTGCGCTGCATCAACGGACTGGAGCGGATCAGCGGAGGCACGATCGAGGTCGATGGTCACCAGCTCAGCTATCAGGAGTCGGCGATCAACAAGATCCGGTCCAGGATCGGCATGGTCTTCCAGTCCTTCAACCTGTTCCCACACATGACCGTCGCGCAGAACATCACCATGGCGCAGCGCGACGTCCTGGGCCGTTCGGCCCAAGACGCCCGCAGCCGGGCCGTGGAGCTGCTCGACAGGGTCGGCCTGGCTGAGAAGGCCGATGCCTATCCGGACTCGCTGTCCGGCGGCCAGCAGCAGCGTGTCGCCATCGCCCGTGCCCTGGCGATGGACCCGGCCGTCATGCTCTTTGACGAGCCGACCTCGGCGCTGGACCCGGAGCTCGTCGGTGAGGTCTTGCACGTGATGCGCGAGCTCGCCGACGAGGGCATGACGATGATCGTGGTGACACACGAGATGCGCTTCGCCCGCCGGGCCGCCGATCGGGTCGTGCTCATGGCGGACAAGCAGATCGTCGAGGAGGGGCCACCCGAGCAGGTGCTTGACCACCCCACCAGCGAGCGTGGTCAGGCCTTCTTGCGCCAGCTCTCTGAGGAGTAGGTCAGGTCCTCGTCAGTTGCTGCCGAGGTCGTCAGCGCCGGGTCGATCTCGTCCCGTGTGTTGGCCACCTCGGCCAGTTCGTCGGCGAGCAGCTCAGGGGCGGTCAGGGGACGTGGCGTTGCCGCCAGCGGCTCCAAGGCGGGGTGGGCGGACTCGGTCACCCCGACCTCGGCCAGGCTCCGGCTGGTCACCATGACCCGCGACTCCAAGGTGCCGATCATGGCGTTGTAGGTCTCGACCGAGCGGCGCAGCGATGAGCCCATCGCGGTGACGTGCTTGCCCAGGGTGCCGATCCGCTGGTGCAGTTCGGTGCCCAGACGGACCAGCTCGCGGGCGTTGTCGGCCAGCGTGTCCTGCTGCCAGGCGAAAGCCAGGGCGCGCAACAGTGCCAGCAGTGTCGCGGGGGAGGCCAGGACGACCTTGCGTGACTGCGCATGGTCATAGAGGTCCGGCGCGGCCTGCAGGGCAGCAGCGAGCACCGCATCGCTGGGCACGAAGCAGATCACCATCTCAGGCGTGGTGCTGAACGCACTCCAGTAGGCCTTGCCGGCGAGGGCGTCGACGTGTCCGCGCATCGACCGTGCGTGCTGGCGGAGCAGGCCGGTGCGCTCCTCGGCGGAGATGCCGTCGGCCTGGGCACGCAGGAACGCGCTGAGCGGTGCCTTGCTGTCCAGCACCAGCACCTTCTCGTCCGGCAGCCGCACCACGACGTCCGGACGCACCGTCACATCGTGCTGACTGACCGCGCTCACCTGCTCGTCGAAGTCACAGCGCGCGAGCATGCCGGAGTGCTCCAGGATGCGTCGCAGTTGGGACTCGCCCCAGGCGCCCCGCACGCCGGAGGAGTTCAGTGCTCCCGACAGGCCAGCTGTCTGCTCGCGGAGTTGCGCGGTCTGTCGGGCGACCTCGCCGAGGCGCTCGCCGACGGAGCCGAACTGCTCCTGCCGATCACGCTCCAGCTCGCGCACCTGGCTCTCGACCCGGCCGAGCGCTAGCCGGAGGGGGGCCAGCTCGGCAGCGGTCTGCCGATCCTCGTCCTCCAGGGTCTCGCGCGCCGCCAGCCGCTCACCGAGCAGGTCGCGCTCGGCCCGGACGCGAGCCAGCACGGCAGAGCCGGCGGCCCGCGCCACGAGCCAGCCGGTGAGCAGACCGAGCGCAGCCGCGGCCAGGGCGATGAGCACCATCGAGATCTCCATGGTGGACACCGTGACAGACGGCACTGACATCGGGTCATGGCGCGCTCGGTGGCCGTGGATCTCGGGCCGTGGCGCGCTCGGCCGGGGGTGGGTGGGGTCAGATGATGTCTTCGCCCTTGCGGCGGGCCTCGCGCCACTCGGCGAAGAACGCCCGGCTGATGACGAACAGCACGATCGCCACGATGACGGGCCACATCAGGACATACGCGGTCAGGACGGTCGTGCTCATCGGGTGCTCCTTGCAGTGGTCGGGTCAAGGTCGTCGTCGCGGTCATCGCGGTCGTCGCGGCTGACGGCGACGCGCACGTCAGCGGACTCCTCGCCCTCATCGAAGTCACCGGTGCGCTGTTTGATGACGGCAAAGTCGAACCGCTCCTTGTTGCCGACCGACATGCCCCAACAGACCAGGGTGCTGACGGCATAGGCGACGAGCGAGGCGGTGAGGGTGGCATATTCGTGCAGGCTGCCGATCGCGAACGGCGCCACCGCGAGCGTGGCGACCACGGCGACGACGCGCGCCACCCGCAGCCCGAAGAAGCCAAAGCTCATCAGGCCCAGGACCACACCGACACCGATGACGGCGATGATGTCGATTGCGATCGCGATGATCCCCTCCATCGGGATCCAGCCGAACCGGACCGGGATGAAGAGAGCCAGGGCGGCAATGACCGCGGTCGTGAAGGCCCGGTTGGTGACCTTGTCCCAATAGAAGCTGGCGATCACGGGGAAGACCAGGGCGCCCCACAGGGCACCGACGAAGACCAGCAGGTCCAGGATGTTCAGCTGCAGACTGGCAAAGGCGACGGCCGCCGCCGAGGCGAGCACCATGGTGCCGCGGCCGATCAGGAGCATCACCTTGGGGTTGGCCGCCTCCTTGCCCGCAACGTTCTGGCCATAGATGTCGGCCATCGCGATCGAGGACAGCGCCGACAGGTCGGAGTCAGCGGTCGAGGACAGGGCCCCGATGATCATGATGAAGAAGACGGCGATCAGCACGGGCGGGAGATATTCCGCGGCCATCTGCGGGATCAGGTTGTTCACGTCCCCGCCCTCCGGCGTGATCCCCAGATAGAGCGCCAGGACCCCCAGCATGCCGACGCCGATCACCATGGCGCCATAACCGAAGGTCGCGG contains the following coding sequences:
- a CDS encoding DNA recombination protein RmuC, producing MEISMVLIALAAAALGLLTGWLVARAAGSAVLARVRAERDLLGERLAARETLEDEDRQTAAELAPLRLALGRVESQVRELERDRQEQFGSVGERLGEVARQTAQLREQTAGLSGALNSSGVRGAWGESQLRRILEHSGMLARCDFDEQVSAVSQHDVTVRPDVVVRLPDEKVLVLDSKAPLSAFLRAQADGISAEERTGLLRQHARSMRGHVDALAGKAYWSAFSTTPEMVICFVPSDAVLAAALQAAPDLYDHAQSRKVVLASPATLLALLRALAFAWQQDTLADNARELVRLGTELHQRIGTLGKHVTAMGSSLRRSVETYNAMIGTLESRVMVTSRSLAEVGVTESAHPALEPLAATPRPLTAPELLADELAEVANTRDEIDPALTTSAATDEDLTYSSESWRKKA
- a CDS encoding amino acid ABC transporter ATP-binding protein, yielding MTNSPQGQPLVSMRGIVKRFGDNVVLDGVDLDVFPGEVVVLIGPSGAGKSTLLRCINGLERISGGTIEVDGHQLSYQESAINKIRSRIGMVFQSFNLFPHMTVAQNITMAQRDVLGRSAQDARSRAVELLDRVGLAEKADAYPDSLSGGQQQRVAIARALAMDPAVMLFDEPTSALDPELVGEVLHVMRELADEGMTMIVVTHEMRFARRAADRVVLMADKQIVEEGPPEQVLDHPTSERGQAFLRQLSEE
- a CDS encoding sodium:solute symporter family protein, with protein sequence MDASTFQFGTLTLVALLLLFYGGTFYISTRIGKREENADGYMTAGNNVGFGISAASMTATWIWASSMYASATSGYTYGISGPIHYGLWGALMILFIYPFGKRIRAVAPRAHTLAEVMHARHGRSSQLMLAGSNVVGSVISLMSNFIAGGVLISMLSPFTFIQGVLMVAGGVLLYTLWSGFRASVLTDFVQVVGMLGAVAILVPVIFFAAGFPAAFETGAINVTAQQESFFSSDAFMNQGAPYIAAVLAYAIGNQTIAQRLFAVREDLIKPTFVTATFGYGAMVIGVGMLGVLALYLGITPEGGDVNNLIPQMAAEYLPPVLIAVFFIMIIGALSSTADSDLSALSSIAMADIYGQNVAGKEAANPKVMLLIGRGTMVLASAAAVAFASLQLNILDLLVFVGALWGALVFPVIASFYWDKVTNRAFTTAVIAALALFIPVRFGWIPMEGIIAIAIDIIAVIGVGVVLGLMSFGFFGLRVARVVAVVATLAVAPFAIGSLHEYATLTASLVAYAVSTLVCWGMSVGNKERFDFAVIKQRTGDFDEGEESADVRVAVSRDDRDDRDDDLDPTTARSTR
- a CDS encoding putative transporter small subunit gives rise to the protein MSTTVLTAYVLMWPVIVAIVLFVISRAFFAEWREARRKGEDII